Part of the Arvicanthis niloticus isolate mArvNil1 chromosome 3, mArvNil1.pat.X, whole genome shotgun sequence genome is shown below.
tttcctcttAAGTGATGTCTTCTGAGAAGGGTAGTTTTAGCCTCTGAAGAGCATAGAGACTGTAGGAATTTATATGCTTTTACATGTTTTCTTCTCTAGGAACCCTATCAGGCAGTAAGGAAAGGATGCAGACTCCTAAGAATCCTATGTGGTACAGACACGGAGAAAGGAAAGCAGCTGGCTGGGAGAAACAAGAAATGGGTGTGTTATGTGCACAACAGCTTGTTCTGTCTCAAAGTCTTGCTGAGTAGACCTGGTTGGCTTCAAAACAGGAGCCTGGCACACCCTGTTTGAGTAAAGCAATGCGGGAAGGGCAACATTCCTGGCCTGAGGCGTGCACTTACTGTAGCTGAGGGAAATGTGGGTGGCCCAGCTCTTTGAGGAGGAAGTTTCATAATCttgagacaaagagagagatagatgCCCGAGACTGAGCCTTAATCAGAACAGATACTCCTAGAAAATAGTCCTAAATACTAACCCTTAGGTAAGCCACTGTACAGAAAGATGACACCAAATTAAATGGAACTCTGGAAACAGTTCCctaccctaaaacaaaacaacaacaacaacaacaacaaaacacaaacaaacaaaaaaaccaactagTTCTCCACACTCCTGATGTCGGTGGTACAGCGACAGTGACCCTAACAGAACAGCCTAATGCCTCCCCTAGACAGTAAGTAGTAATGCCCTCCTTCCACATAGGAAAAAATGTGCCTAATTCGAGGCTTAAAAAATGACCTATCCCACCCTGGTATTTAAAGTCTTTTGCCTTGTGTCTGACTTTAAATTATTAGACagatttaaataaacaaacaaattcatAAACTATGACCCAAGTGTTGGAAATATGTAATAGAAAACAAAGGTAACTATGATAACATTGGCTAATGTCTCAGAAAAGATGCATGCTATGCATATCAGAGGGTCAGCTCAACAGTAAGGAGGTACCTAACAGCAACAGGAATAAAATGACCTCTGACTTCATCTTATGAACAGAAGTGACAGAGCTGAAGAAAGCTCAGTATTGTTTTAGACAGGACACTAGAAATTACATACAATGCAAAACACCAAGGGCTGTCATGGTCTCAAACGTTCTAACATATGTGAAATGAAATCTGACAGAAAACTATTTGAAAtgctactgtgatggtttgtatatgcttggctcagggagtggcactgttgggaggagtggccttgttggacaccTCCCTACAAGTTATTGGTCAGATAGCCCTCAAAGATCCAACACAACACAGGCTACTGCCAGTGCTCTTATTTGATTAATATAACTAGACAGTGTCATATTActtctaaaaacacaaaacactttAGTTGCTGGACACAaggaaatcaagctggaactgatcAGGAAACTTTATCTGTGTTTGCTGCCTGTATCATGCTGATGGTGCTATGCTGACCACTGAGAAGAAAAGTCTTTAGTGGACTTACCCAGGGCAGACCATACATCCTATAATACCATCCTGCAGTAacaattctggtttctttaaaaaatatatatagaaatattatagaatatgctttcattttatcCCAGGTGTAGGGACTTGGAGCTGCTGTGGACTGTCAGTATCAGCTCAccatgatttgcctcatgctctagcaaaGGCCTGTTTTTGAAAGCTACAGATAACTtttcaaaatgtatataaatgctagggcctaAGGAGGTTTGGTTTGGTGGTCCTTCAGGGGAGTTGGTTGTGGTTTGCTGGTAGGTatcctcaaagaagaaaaatcagattcagattccccatccctccctcccttcactctttctttctctcctatctagtgatggGGGTGAAATGGGAGTAAGGGAGTGGGAAAAAGAACatacaaagtagcaaagaccagctacatcATCCTACTTGGCAAGATATGCCCACAGGTATGTGAGACAATGGTGTGACTGTGATGTAAGTGGGGAACaaactgctttttgttttgactcaaggcctgctccacaggaggaaATTCATGCCTGTTAATGTAAACATGTTCAAATGCCCATGGCCTGGGAGGCAGGGACTGGGGTATGTGTGACAAACTAGTTCTGTTGTTTTCCTAATGGGCATATATTGCAAAACTGCCTTCcaaatattctttatattcatATAGTCAGTATTTCATTGACTACTACTGTTCTCAACCTGGGTCTGAGAAGCTTTTTATGCAGTGTGCAGCAGTCAATACAGAGGTTTCATTCAAACTGATCAAAGTGTCCTGAATAAGTGATTGATGAGTGCACTGCTCCAAATAAAACCTCTCTAACAAGTCCTACAAAGctcagaagagggggcagaaagaaagagcaagctgGAGCATGGGGACAGAGTTCTGTGAAGTGCTGTGTTGTATGTGAGGACCTCACAGTGCTGTAGACACATGTCTAAGACCTTCCGTAAGATCAGCAGTGCAGTTCTGAGGTCTGATAACAAGTTCTGGCTATGGAATGGCTCAGATGATAGAAAGCTGACGAAAGGGTATTTGgaacacaattttttttctttttctttgagacagggtttctctgtgtagccctggttgtcctgaaactatgtagaccatgctggtcttaAACTTGGGAATCCTCCTACCTTTACCTACCAGTGCTAGGCTTGGAGCTCAATTTTTCTCATTCTGTGTTAAATCTAAAAGTActtcaagccgggcggtggtggcgcacgcctttaatcccagcacttgggaggcagaggcaggcggatttctgagttcgaggccagcctggtctacagagtgagttatcaggacagccaggactacacagagaaaccctgtctcgaaaaaccaaaaaataaataaataaataaaagtacttCAAACAAAAGGTTAAAAATTATATGccaaaatatatgtatgtgcgtgcatgcgcgcgtacacacacaggCGCATGCACGCGCAGGATTTTAGTATTTTAGATGGATCAGTTAGAGGCAATTAAAATTTTTGCTTATGCTTTCTAAGTTATTTATAACAAGCATGCTTTACTTGCTGTTTTTACTTGTACTGATTTGGaaaaatgataatatataatctacttttttttctacaaagaacATTCTAAtctcaataaaaataagatatattttaatttttaatggcaAACTGTATACAGTTGGATAGATGCACCTTAGTATCAAATTCATAGTTTGAAATTTTTCGTATTTTTTACCATATTCAATTTCTGTAAATCTGCCCATCCATATCCTCAACTTTAATCTGACATTGTTAAAACCcccagttaattgtttactttgctatttttcttttgttcttcactgAAGTTTTTTAAATCTAATATGGTGAGATATATTTAACAGTTTATTACCTCCATCTTTGAAAACCCTATTTAAACCCcctctagccgggcggtggtggcgcacgcctttaatcccagcacttgggaggcagaggcaggaggatttctgagttcaaggccagcctggtctacagagtgagttccaggacagccaggactacacagagaaaccctgtctcgaaaaaacaaaacaaaaaaaaaacacaaaaaaacaaaaaaaaaaccaaaaaaacaaataaacaaacaaaacacaaaaaaacacaaaaaaaaaaaaaaaaaaaaaccaaaaacaaaccccTCTACACTGTAGGCTATCTAACAGTAAGGGCAATAAATTGtatgactcacaaccatcctcTCTCTGTGGAAAGAATCCCCATCTACAGCCCACTGACTTTGGCTTGTCCTTCCCAGAGTTTGTAGCCAGTGGACACAAACATGGTTTTCTCCAGAGCCAACACATATGATTTAAAACACTAGGCGGGGGAGATGTCTTAGGGTATAAAAGCATACACTGAGCAAGCCTGACTGTATGCCATGCCACACAGAAAGCTTCATCTGTACTCCTGATGCAGTGCAGTGGCACAGAGAAGAGACTGTGCCTCAAGGTAGGAGCAGAGAGCCaactcctaaaaaaaaaatgtctgataGCTAGCTACACTCAGGCCCTGTCCCTTCCCCATTGCCACAGAAAGGCTATGTCTTGAAAGTGCTGCTCTCACTTAGTGGGGACCCAGGAAGCAGCTGGCAATGAGGATGAGATATGAAGATAAGCCATGGCAACTGACTTTGAGCTGACAATGTACAACTTATAATGAAAGGAAGAGGTAATGTTGTTCTAAGACACTGAGATTTTATGACTGTTGCTATAGTAACACAAAATGTTTGCCAATTATCTTCACTTTGGAATTGACAACTCACACACCATAGAATTTTGGGGCTTCTCAACTTTTTCCTCCTCAGTTCACTGTGAGATGGGCTGTGTTCAATGCATATAAGGGTCATTTATTCTGGTGAATGATGCTCTAATTTGTCTACTGAAGAACTTACAATAACAATGACACCAATATAGTGATTCTGGAGATACAGCTTAAATCAACTACTATAGTATtaatttcttttgaatttatttcCTCTTAAAATTGGAGTATGTTCCTCTTGACTCTGAGCAAAATTGATATCCCATGAAAGCATTCTACTGTTATTTCCTTGTGCTATGTATCCGGACACAGTGTATTTTACTCTGCTTAGAGGCACAGCAGGATGAAACAAGCTCATGAGGTTTGTCACCAGACACAAGTTCAAACTGTCTTACAGGTTTCTTAAAATACAGGACATCTGACTGCATATTTAGCTTTTCTCTGGTAtttacccttctttctcttctgcaaaGTGGAATAAGATCTTATCTGGCTATAAGAGATAGACTGTGTGTGAAGGTTAGTGCCTAATACACACTGTAACTTAGAATAATCAGAGAAGCTTAGGGTACTGAGCATTCAAAAGTTGGCTAACTATACAGGTAAAATTAAATGAGAAGAGTATGCTAGACTTGCCAGGTATATGGGGAACCCTATACTTTTCTAGGCACATGTAAGTGATATGGTCATAGAAGCCAGATTCTAGGGAAGCTTAAAAAGTACCcttggaagaggaaaaagaactaCTTTACAGTATGggaaatgtctctttgatggataGCATAACTAaatctaagcaaaagcatcttaTTACAGTCCCTGCTTTTAAATCAGTTAGCTTTGTAGACCTCATGTAAGCAACTATCTTAAGAACTGCTTTCCTAACCTGCTGTATGCTGGAGTTAGTTACAGTAGTAGCGTGGACTATGGCTCCACTGGAATGCTCCTCAAAAGGCTGAGCTACTAATAAAGCCATGTTCTGAGAAGTTACTCAGTTATGAGGATCCTGACCTCACTTATGGATTAATCCATGAGTAGGTTCATAATCACATAGGAAGGTATGAGAAAACTCAGCTGAAGAGAAATGGGTCATTAAGTCATGCCTTTGGAGGCAtaatttccgtgtgtgtgtgtgtgtgtgtgtgtgtgtgtgtgcgcgtgtgcgcgcgccATAGCACACAGAAGAACAGAGGACGATTTTTGGGTAGTCACTTTCTTTCCATTGTGTGAGATCCACTACCAGTCTCCAGACacgtttttctttctctgcctctggtcTGCTAAAACATGGGCCACTCTGTTCTACTGCAGGCTCCTGgccatgatgttctgcctcaccACGAGACCAAAATCAATGGTGCTAAGTAACCATGGACTGCTGAAATTGagagtcaaaataaatcttttcttctttaaattgatTTCTTAGGGATTCTGTCACAGTGACTTTCAGAACACTAACactgagaaatggagaaaaagtaGCATTGTGCCAACTGGTAAACATAATGAGTGTGTTTATAAGTGGGCAATGCTCTGGGCAACTAAGAAGGTATAATGCTAGTAATCTTGGCTGGCACAGGCTCATAATCTTaactactcaggaggctgagacagaaagactggaaaaggTAGCCTGGctacttttttttaatagaaactaAGTTTTGTTCCACGATCCCAGAGATGGGCTAGGAATGGGTATGCGTTATTGGATCTCAGAGTGAATTCCGATCAACCTGGAtaacagcaagaccctgtctggaagttttaaaaattgtaataggGCTGGATGGAGTATCAATCAGTGGTAGGGTGCATATCTAACATGAACAGGCCCTCAGGACAATCCCCAGTACTgcatggaaggaaaggaagaaagaagaccatGTACTTCCCCCTGCACATGGTCTCAcagcctctctgtctttctttgttaaGATGAACCTTTTATTCCACAGAGCCAAATTGCACAGATATAATCTCAAATCCTTAGAAAAATTTCTGATTACTATGTCTCCTTAGACTTGTTTTCTTTAGTAAGTGCTGCTGTCGTAAGTTTGATAATTAGGTCTTTACTTGAGACTTCATAAACAACATTGTTTCTTACTTTAGAAAAGGTCAACCATTTCTTAACAGTTTAAAACAGAACAGATTAATGTGTAATTTAGTTCGTATTtccaaatacatttaaataacttAGGTGGTACATTTCTATTATAACTTAACTACTTATAGTTGTTTTGTGCATATTAAAGGTCACAATGCTTCTTTTCAAGTTTCCCCTAATATCTCAGAATGGGTTTCTCCTTTTTCATAGCTAGACATAATTTACTAAGAGTGTGACAGTTAAGGCTATTTCAGGAACAATGATGCTGACCTAGCAAACATGAAACTGTCTGAAGAGAAGGAGCAGTGTAGATACCATATGCTATCTTACCTGACCCTCCGAGCTTTGGGTGCAAGGAGGGGCCTTATTTTACCCAGAGGCAGAAACCCAAGTTTAGAAAATTAATGTGTTCTTCCAGAATTATAGCTAAAAATGCAGGACTTGAAGTTAGATCTTTTAAGttcaatttctgtttcatttactTTAACATAGTATTTATACTCTTGGGGTAAAAACAAGAATTTTGtcaattttaaatagtttatatCTTTATACACCTTGattctcttttagttttcaaCTACCTCTCCCACCTTCGATCAGCCTTGATGTTTTTTcccatgtttgtgtgtgaaggCTAACTTCCTTGATGTTGCATGCTTTTGAAACATGCTTTCTTTCAACCCAGAGCTTTCAGACCAGCTTGCCCTGGGAACCCAATCTCTGTCATCAGACTGGAATTACAGGGCTCTACCAAGtattttatatgggttctggggatctgaactgcAGTATTCTTGCTTGTGTGGTGAACACTTAACCAATGAATGGCCTCTTCAgaccatttcttttgttttgatcatTTCCATATTAATAGCTTCATTTGTTGTTAGATGGCAAAGCCATCTTTAATTTTGGAAGACTAACATTAACTATGAATTAAGGCTTGGAATACCATATTTTTTAGAATTACTCTATTTTAAAAGTGTTTGGATGCTAAATTATTTTTCTGAGTAAAGAAAGTACATGGCCCctaaggccaggcatggtagcacaagctcgtaatcccagcactcacagagacaggagcatcaAGAGTTCTAGGCCACTCTGGTCCACACAGCAAGACTTTGaccccaaaacaaagaacaagacaggtggctgacaaccacctgtcactctagttccaagagatctAATACAATCTTCTGCCCTTTGTGGTAtgaatgtggtacacacacatacatgtaggcattcacacatatgcataaaacatgcataaataaatttttaagtgtataaaaatgcaaaagaaagtattcattaaaacaaaaatggctACTGTATATTTGTTACAAATAAATTTAACACAAATAAACTAGAGTCTAATGTTAGTATACATATATGACACTTTGTTGAATTATTacttatgaaaaaaattttaattaacctATCCTATTGACTAGAATAAAGTACAAATTCATTCAAGCTATGTACTAAATCTCTTATGGAAAAACcatgaaaaaaattactttttgatTGAAGACTGACCTAAAGTCCCATTAGCCATCTTATAAATGCAACTTAATAAAGAAAGCTTTAGCAACGTCCACTAATTctacccaaaaaagaaaaacgaTGCACAGAACCTACTGTAGCAGATGTAAAGGCATGCAGAGAAGCACTGAAGTGTCTGGAATATCTATACCTGTTCTTCATTAGACGAACCTCTCTCTTTCGCGCTGCTTCTTCGGCAGGCTGTGTAGGAAGTGCTGGGGAGGATGCCATAACAACTCCAGGGGCGATGGTGCTAGTGGGTGCTGTGCGAATCTGGTATGTTTGTACATCGCCGGAGGCAGCTGCAAAAAAGGGCAAACAAGGTTAAGACACAGAAACACTACAATTATTTCAACTCATTCTCAATCAATCTAAACATACTTAGATTAAAAGGGAAACAAGGAACATGATTCTAGCTAAAAAGAAGATCCCAATCTACTGTACTATTATGACATCTACAGGTAAGGATGCCTCAGTGTCTTTGCTGGGTCTTCTATTTATGCTGTACTGGAATGGAGGTCTGTGCTGTGGGTTACATGCTTGTTAACTCTAAGTCTAAAAGGGAAGTAGGGCTCAGCACAGATGATCCTCCTAGTACAGGCCTCAGTGTCTTCCCATGATTTGGATAAATTCATATTAAAAAATCTCAAGTAGACTCTTGCCACGACATAAAAACGACCATGATTtttcataaaatagtaaaatagaagagaaaataagcgTATTATAAACTATTATAAATTTCTAATTCAAACAAACTCAAAGTATGAAAAACTGGACATTTGATAACAATCATGGTATATGTTAACATATCTTAatataagtaataataaataaaaaagtaaaagttggatatttttcttttcagttttctaagatagggtagccttggctgtcttagaactcactatgtagaccatgctggcttcatagatccacctgcccctgcctctgcctctgcctcccaagtgctggaattaaaggtgtgtgccacctcacTCAGCTTTGGATTTTCCTAACCATATAATCaccatatgtaaaaaaaaaaaaaaaaaaaaaaatcactatttgtCCATTATTTGCTTCTAGAAACAGTGTCATGATATGCTTTAGTACCCTAGCACTATGTGAGAGATTTTGAAGGTCTTTATAAAATCATCCGTATCAGTTAAAAATACCAATTGTATCGTTTGAGGGGCAAAGATTTATATACTAAACATGTTACCATATTCAAACTGACGTTGAGAATTCAAATTCACTGACATCCTGCTTTACAATTTTTTGAGTACCTGCATGTAAAGTGAAAAGGTGTTTTACTCCCACTAATAagcaaaatacttttttaaaatatcattggtCTAATAACAAgatatatagtataaatatatttaaaatttttaaacaaaaggtGTTCTACTTGGTGTTTTGGTATGATCCAAAAGTAATTATCTATGGTGAAGGGATATAACTCTCATTAACACAGGCAACATTAGTTAttatgaacaaaaatatttttagaagcaaatattattttcttagtCTATAAATTTTTAATCTGTTATAAATCATTGAACAGTTGTTCAATGAATTAATGGAGAATAGTTAACTCTCTCCAGACTCCTgaaatatttgggaaaaaaacaaaatcctctAGTCTATCGAGGACCTGAGGACAACTTGTTCTTTATGAGCAAAGATCTGCACGACATGTTTTTTTGGCATGTTTTTACCCCAAATCAAAACTGATGACGTTAGAAAAGCTCTATACTccttttaagtaaaaattaaaaaacaaaacagaaaaacaaacaaaacagagagcaGAATCCACTAAACTCTTTAATAGTGATGTAGCACACAACGAGGTGAGCAGAAAGAGGCCCAAGGAAGCTGGTGTTACTTGAGCCATGCAGCCTGGCTACagcttcctcagtctcttctatCGTCGCCTGTGTCTCCCGGCCCTGACTACTGAAGGCATTAAAGACAGGTATTGCTCTTTTTAAGGT
Proteins encoded:
- the Creb1 gene encoding cyclic AMP-responsive element-binding protein 1 isoform X4 translates to MSVNLNSQRQFEYAASGDVQTYQIRTAPTSTIAPGVVMASSPALPTQPAEEAARKREVRLMKNREAARECRRKKKEYVKCLENRVAVLENQNKTLIEELKALKDLYCHKSD